CGTCGTTGGCATTGCCGGTTACGCCCGGTGCCGCCCACGGGTCCTCGGCCCGGGCCTGGGCGTAGACGCTCTGGCCAGCCCCAGGGCTGGCCGGCCGGCCACCTTGGCCGCTGGCTTGGGGGGCGGCCTCGGCCTGGGGCCTGGGACCGGCCTGGTCATCCCTGGCCGGGGTGTTGTATCCGCCTTGGTCCTGGCCGCTGAATCCGCCCTGGCCGCCATAACCGCCAGAGCCGCCGCGGGCATTCCTGGTGACCTTGGCGCTGGCATAACGCAGCGACGGCCCCACCTCATCGACTTGCAGCTCAACCGCGGTTCGCTTTTCACCGTCGCGGGTCTCGTAGGACCGCTGGGTCAAACGACCCTGGGCGATCACACGTGTGCCCTTTACCAGGGTCTCGGCCACATTCTCGGCCGCTTCGCGCCACACTGAGCAGCGCATAAACAGCGTCTCGCCGTCCCGCCACTGCTGGTTCTGCCGGTCAAAAACCCGAGGGGTCGAGGCGATCGTGAAGTTAGCCACAGCGGCACCAGAAGGGGTGAAGCGGAGCTCCGGATCCCCTGTCAGGTTGCCGATTACGGTGATGATTGTGTCGCCAGACATGGCGCTCCTCTCAGGCCTCTAGGGCCTCTGCGGCCCTGAGCAGTTTGGTTCTGAGGACCGATTCTGCCAGACCCAAAAGCCGGTCCATTTCCTTGGCCGCTTCTGGCTCAGAAGTGAAGTTGATGACCACGTAGTAGCCCTCGGACCGCTTCTTGATGTCGTAAGCCAGGTGGCGTTTACCCCAAAAGTCCTGGTTGTCGATGGTGCCACCGGCACTGGTGATGACTTTGAGATAGCGCTCCAAATGCTTGGGGAGTGACTTCTCTTCCAATTCGGGATCAAGGATGATCATGATCTCGTATGGACGCATACTTCAACCCACCTCCTGTGGTCTATTCGGTCACGGTCCATCCGTGACAGGAGGGTCTGCACCCAAGCCGCGCGCTCAAAGCGACGTGGCCGGGCAACCGCCACAGCCTAGCCCATTGGGGCCGCGCCCCCCAAATAGACCCAGCCCTGACCTTCGCCCACCACCTGGCGACGAGGTGACCAACTGCCGAACTTGGCGCTACTGCGAAACCGGAGGACCGGCATCGGGCATAGGCGGACCGCCGGCGGCGCGACCCTGGGCCACCTGCCAGCGGGCCAAGGCAATGGCCTGCTCTTCATCTTCAAGGTTGTGTTCGGGGTGTTCCAGGGCGTCAAAAACACCGGCCCCTTTGGCCATCTCCAGGTGAGAGGGCCTGAACGAGTGCAATAGCACGGTGATGTGACGTTCTTCCAGCGTGGCGACCATATCGCTGAGCACCTGGGCGCCGGTCGAATCGAGGATCCTGACCCGGTCCATACCGACCACCACAACTTGAACCCCTTCAATGTGGCTGACCTGGTCAAGCAGGCGCTCGGCCGTGGCAAAAAAGAGCGCACCGTCAACGGAGTAGTAGGCGACTAGCTCATCGCCCTCCTCCGGCGGGCCGGGCAGATCAACTCGGTAAACCCCGGCGATCGACGAGATGGTCCTGAGCGCAAAAACCGCCGCCACGGCAATACCAATGGCCACGGCGTAGATCAGGTCGACCGAAACGGTTATGACCGCCGTCATGGTGAATAGCAGGGCGTCTTGGTGGGACAAGTGCATCAAGGTTTTGGCGGTTGACAGCGGCACCATGCGCACGGCCGTAACCATTAGCACCCCGGCCAGCGCCGCCAGGGGAACCTTGTCGACCACGGTCGAGGCGGTGTAGACAATCGCCACCAAGGTTAAGGCGTGGACCACGGCTGCCACTCGAGTGCGGGCGCCGGATGAGACGTTGACCGCCGTGCGGGCGACCGCACCAGAGGCGGGCATGCCGCCAAAGAAACCGGCTGTGATCGAAGCCAAACCCTGGCCAATCAGCTCCCTATCAGCGTTGAAGGGCCCGGTTTGGCGGTGCTGAGCGGCCACCCGGGCGGAAAGCAGCGATTCGATGGCGGCCAAGGCTGCCACCGCCAAGGTGCCGCCGAGTACGGCTTTGATAGTGGCAAAGTCGACTGCCGGCATTGTCGGGGCCGGCAGGCCGGGGGGGATATGGCCAATGATGGCCACTTTGATGCCGGCCAGTTGGTAGACGGTGGTCACCAGCACCAATCCGACCAGTGACCAGGGAATTTGGCGTGAAATCCGCGCGCCTAGGACCATAGTGGCGGCCACTCCGCCTGCTGCCAGCACCGTCCAGATGACACTTGACCAATCGGTCCGGCCCAGGCACTGCAAAGTCGCCACCACCGGGCTGGAACTGAGGTTCTTGTTTTCGACCCCTAAGAAGGCCGGGAATTGCTGCAAGAAGATGATCACGGCCACGCCGTGGGTGAAGCCTTCGATCACCGGCCAGGGCACGGCCGCCACCATCCGGCCCAGGCGCAGCAGGCCAGCCACTATCACCAAAACGCCGGCCACCATGCAGATGAAACCCAAAACGGCGGTGCCGTGAGCGGCCATGATTGGTGCTAGGACTACGACCATGGCGCCGGTTGGCCCGGACACCTGCACATTCGAGCCGCCAAAGATGGCCGCCACCAGTCCGGCCACAATCGCCGTGATCAGTCCGGCCTCGGCGCCGGCACCGGAACTGACGCCAAAGGCCAGGGCCAGTGGCAGGGCCACTATGCCTACCGTTAGGCCGCTTAGAACGTCGGCCCGCCAGGTCAGGCGGAGGGGGGAGTAGTCATCGAGGCTTGGTAGTAGCGAACGGAAACTAGCCTTGGCGGCGCCTTGGTTTTGGTTGCCCGATGCCGGCCCTTGGCCGGGTGCCTCGGGTTGGCTTGGTTGGTCCTCGAGCACAGTGCGTCCTCGCAGCTGGATGATTTGTTGTGTCCATCTTATGCCTTGGTGGGTTACGTCCGGCACACCGCATCGCCGCCGGTCGCTGCGGGTCGCCGCGCCACTGGAACTCTGCCACCAGGCACCTGCCGCCGGCCCCCGGACAGCACGGCATCGAGTTCACCCCACACCGGACAGCACGGCATCGAGTTCACCCCACACCGGACAGCACGGCATCGAGTTCATCCCACACCGGACACTGAATCTGTATAACCCCAGGTCGGTACCCAACCACTGTCCGGTTTCGCTCAAAGTCGATTCGTTGTCGTGCGGTTTGGAGCAAACTCGATCAAAGCAACCCGGCCAACCACCATCGAGTTCACCCCACACCGGACAGCACGGCATCGAGTTCACCCCACACCGGACACTGAATCTGTATAACCCCAGGTCGGTACCCAACCACTGTCCGGTTTCGCTCAAAGTCGATTCGTTGTTGTGCGGTTTGGAGCAAACTCGATCAAAGCAACCCGGCCAACCACCATCGAGTACCCCCAAGACGGGTGAATTCCCTGGCGGCCGCGGCCAAGACTTCACATAGCTCGCGCGGTTGCCCCTGCCGGAGGCTGGACAGGTCGTGGATGAGCGGGGCACCACCTGAGCTGTGTGCCCAAGACGCGCAGAGTCAGCCTCTGTTGCTGCCGACCTAGTGCTGACGCCTGACAAACCAGGCGGTCGGTGGGCCCAGCGTTTGTCGCCTCTCCCGCCGAGATTGGCCCAGTTCACGCGCTATTGGTCTGGTCGAAGGCTAAGACGTCGGCGTGGAATTGCCTGACCACGTTTTCGAATTGGATGAAGGAGTCTTCTGGGTATAACAGGTCGATTCTGAAGCTGGGATATTTGTCCAGCTTGTCGTCGGCCAGGTGCACACCCGGAACCTGCTCAAGCCCAAACTTGAGCCCTCGCCGGGCTTGGACGGTGTCATGGGGCGGGCCCATTGTCTGGAACAGGATCTGAACAAACACATCGATGTTCGCGTTGTATACGCAAAACAATTCGTGCCCCTGGCCATTACCCAAGACCGGCGTCAAAGTCCCGTGGGCTGCTCCCCTGCCCCACCGAACGCGCCCTTTGAGACTCCCAACCAGGCTGAGAATCCGTCGACACGTGGCAACCGCGTC
The Micrococcales bacterium DNA segment above includes these coding regions:
- a CDS encoding single-stranded DNA-binding protein, which translates into the protein MSGDTIITVIGNLTGDPELRFTPSGAAVANFTIASTPRVFDRQNQQWRDGETLFMRCSVWREAAENVAETLVKGTRVIAQGRLTQRSYETRDGEKRTAVELQVDEVGPSLRYASAKVTRNARGGSGGYGGQGGFSGQDQGGYNTPARDDQAGPRPQAEAAPQASGQGGRPASPGAGQSVYAQARAEDPWAAPGVTGNANDDPPF
- the rpsF gene encoding 30S ribosomal protein S6; amino-acid sequence: MRPYEIMIILDPELEEKSLPKHLERYLKVITSAGGTIDNQDFWGKRHLAYDIKKRSEGYYVVINFTSEPEAAKEMDRLLGLAESVLRTKLLRAAEALEA
- a CDS encoding SulP family inorganic anion transporter, whose translation is MLEDQPSQPEAPGQGPASGNQNQGAAKASFRSLLPSLDDYSPLRLTWRADVLSGLTVGIVALPLALAFGVSSGAGAEAGLITAIVAGLVAAIFGGSNVQVSGPTGAMVVVLAPIMAAHGTAVLGFICMVAGVLVIVAGLLRLGRMVAAVPWPVIEGFTHGVAVIIFLQQFPAFLGVENKNLSSSPVVATLQCLGRTDWSSVIWTVLAAGGVAATMVLGARISRQIPWSLVGLVLVTTVYQLAGIKVAIIGHIPPGLPAPTMPAVDFATIKAVLGGTLAVAALAAIESLLSARVAAQHRQTGPFNADRELIGQGLASITAGFFGGMPASGAVARTAVNVSSGARTRVAAVVHALTLVAIVYTASTVVDKVPLAALAGVLMVTAVRMVPLSTAKTLMHLSHQDALLFTMTAVITVSVDLIYAVAIGIAVAAVFALRTISSIAGVYRVDLPGPPEEGDELVAYYSVDGALFFATAERLLDQVSHIEGVQVVVVGMDRVRILDSTGAQVLSDMVATLEERHITVLLHSFRPSHLEMAKGAGVFDALEHPEHNLEDEEQAIALARWQVAQGRAAGGPPMPDAGPPVSQ